The genomic interval TGCGCTTCTCGCAGAAGGGCCAGTTCAACCTGCCGCCGGTGCGTTTCACCCAGGTGTATGCGCCGCAGCATCAGGCCCAGGAAGCGAAAGCGGCCCTGGGTCAGGTCACGGTCAACTGACATGAGCCGGCCGCTGGTCTGGCTGCTGTTGTGTCTGGTTCCTGCGCTGGCGACGGCGCAGGACGAGCCGTTGCGCCTGGCGTACAAGGGTGAGTTGCTGTCGCTGAACCGCACGCAGCTGATCAACCGTGAGCCGTTGCCCGCGACGTTGCAGACGCCGCTGGGCAGCCTGTGGAAACTGTTCGTCTACGCCTGGCTGGCGGACACCGGTGCCCGGGAGCCGGCCTATGAATGCCGCGGGCAGTCGAAAGAGGAAGTCTACTGCTGCTCCGCCGGCGGCAAGGTCGAGCGCGATCAGGCGTTGGTGAAGTCCTGCGGGCTGTATTTCGAGCCGGCGCGGCTGGGCATTTCCGCTGCCGATTGGCGTCGTTACTGGCAGGTGCGCAACGCACCGGGATGGTTGCTTGACTTGCCGTCGGTGCAACCGGCGCAACGGGTTTCGGTGGCCGAACTGCTGCGGGTGTTGGCGTCCGTTCCCGCCCAGGCGCAGATGCGCCGGGTGCTGCTCGATGTGGTGCTGGGCGCGGCGGACGGCAACGTCGTCGGCGAGCTGGGCGGACGCTTGCGGGTGAAGACCTGGAGCTGGCTCGGCGATCAGGACGCGGCGTCGCGCCAGGGCGGGTTCGCCGGCTGGACCGCGGACGGTGCGCCGGTGTGGGCGGGCGGGCGCGGCACCAGTCAGGTGGTGCTGCGCCAGTACGGGCAGGCGCTGGCTTCGGTGCTGCCGGCCCCGTGGCCGGCGGAGTCCGGGCGTTGCGTCGAAGTGGGGCTGTTCTCGCGCTACCCGCTTGCGCGTGTGATGTCGGCGGGGCACGCCGTGACCTCCGGTCCGCTGGCCGGCGACTACCGCGTCGAGTTCGCCAACGGCAATGCGCTGGATATCCACAGCGCTGGCGAACTGTTCCTGCTCAACGACAGGCTGGTGGCGCGGCTGGACCGCGAAGAGTACGTCGCCCGCGTCCTCGACCGCGAAGCCAGGTCCGAACCCGCCGAAGCCGCCAAGGCCCTGGCCGTGGCGATCCGCACCTACCTGCTGCAGAACGCCGCGCGCAGCGGCGAGTGCCTGAGCATCGACGACAGCAGCAACCGCCAGCGGGTCGCTCCGCGCCCGGCGTCCGCCGAGTCACGCGGGATCGCGGCGTGGACGGCGGATCTGGTGCTGGCCGGCAGCACCGTCACCTATCACTCCGACCAGCCGGGCCCGGACAGGCTCGCCTGGCAGCAGGCCGTCGAACAGGCCAACGCCGGCCAGCGCTACGACGCGATCCTGCTGCACGCCTATCCCCGCGCCAGCCTCAGCCGCTGGGACAACCCGGTCGCCTCCTGCGAGGCGCTGCCTGCGGCCCAGGACTGGCTGCAGAAGCAGCGGCGCGGCTGGCGCCCGAGGCTGGAAGGCGAAACCGGGTACAACGAGGTCAGCACCTTTGCGGTCTGCAAGCTCGCGTTCGGGCGGCCGTTCGTCGACCGCGAACGCCAGCGCATCTACGTGCGCGGCGTCCTCACCCTGCAGGACCGCCTCGACCTGACCCACGAATACCTGCACCTGGCCTTCGAGGCACACCCCAACGGCCAGGACGAAACCTACATCGAAGGGCTTGCCCGTCACCTTTTGCTGGAATAGACCATGACACTCCGTTATCCACAGGTCTTGCTGTTGCTCTGTGCCTTCGCCGCGCTGTCGCCGGCGTCGGCCGCCGACGGCGTCAAACTCGACACCCCGGTCGGCGGCTGGCGCACCGGCGCGCCGGAGGGCGAAAGCGAAAGCTTCCGCCAGACCGTCAACTACCCGGCCTCGTCGGTCAACACCCCGACCGGCCAGGCCAACACCGCGCGCATCAGCGGCCAGATCCAGGCCGCGCCCAAGGGCAACGCGCCCGGCCGGCTTATCGTCAACGGCGTCAGCATGCCGCTGAAGATCGATGACGCCGGCCGCTTCGACCGCCCGTTCTCCTTCCCCAACGGCAGCAACAGCGTCGAAGTCCGCAGCCCCGACGGCCAGCAGCGCCACCGCACCCAGTTCCTCAACGCCAGCGGCGGCGCCACCCCGGCCAAACTGCGCGTGCTGCTGGCCTGGGACAGCGACGGCACCGACCTCGACCTGCACCTCGTCACCCCGGACGGCGCCCACATCTGGTACGGCGACCGCACCGCCCCCAACGGCGCCGCCCTGGACGTCGACGTCACCACCGGCTACGGCCCGGAAATCTTCGCCATGCCCGCGCCGATCAAGGGCCAGTACCTGGTCTACGTGAACTACTACGGCGGCGGCTACCGCGGGGACGACGAAGGCGGCGAGGAGGCGGTGCAGCCGCTGACCACGGCGCAGGTGACGGTGATCACCGAAGAAGGCACGCCGAGTGAGAAGATGGAGACGTTCGTGGTGCCGATGAGGGCGGTGGGGGAACTGACGCTGGTGAAGTCGTTCAGTTATCCGTGAGGCTCAGGTACAGCTGACGCAGGGTCAGCACGCGGTTGCGCCCCCTGTCCTTGGCGCCGTACAACGCTTCGTCGGCTTCCGAGAGCAGGCGTGACAGGTCATAACCCGACTCCCGTGTCGTGACCACACCGATGCTGACGCTGAGCAGGCCCGGCGCCGGCATGGGCAAGCGCGAGAAGGTCAACCGCATACGCTCCGCCACCTGCACAGCGGTCTGTTCGTCACAGGCCCCCAGCAGGCAGGCGAACTCCTCGCCACCGATCCGGCCGGAGACGTCTTGCTTGCGCAGGCTCTGGGCCATCACCTGGCTGAACGCAACCAAGGCCTGATCGCCTGCGGGATGCCCATAGGTGTCGTTCAGGTTCTTGAAGTGATCCAGGTCGCAGAGCAGCATTGCCGCCGTCTCTCCCCGCCGTTTGCTGTCGGCCAGCTTTTGCGCAGCGTGAAGCATGAAGGCGCGGCGGTTGCCGATGCCGGTCAGCGGGTCGGTCAATGCGGCGGCCCTGAACTTCAGTTCGGCGCGTTCCTTCACCATCGCCAGCGTCATGTAGCCGATGCCGATGACGTACAGCATCGACTCGAACAGCATGAACGCAAAGAACTGCGCACCGCTGACCGTGCCCGATGCGCTGTGATCCGGTTTCAGGCCTTGGTCGGTGACGCTGCGCACGGCATAGAACACGGTGTGCAGCAGGATCAGCGCCAGCGCCGGCATGAACGCGACCTCCAGATGCTTGCGGCCGCGCCAGAACTCCAGCGCCGTGAGCACACCGTAACCGACCGTCAGCAGCGAATACGCCGTCACCCGGGCCGACATGTCGCCGTAGAAGGCAGGGATCAGGCACAGGCTCAGCCAGATGACGGCCCCGGCCAACATGCCCGGAACCGAGGGCGAGCGACCGACGAATACGCGGATCGCCGTCCAGTTCAGCGCCGCGCCGAGCAGCAGGATCACGTTGCCGATCACGATCGGAATGATATCGATGCCGTGGTCGCGCCAGCTGACCAGCAGCATGCCCAAGGTTGCCGACAACATCATGCCGCCCAGGTACGCCAGCGGCCGTTCGCGGGTCTCGCGATGCCAGGCATGGAGCGTCAACAGCCCCATCAAAAAGAACACGAAGACCGACACGGCCAGCAGGGTAGGGATGTGAAGCGCCATTCCTTGGGTTCCCTACGGGGCTCAGTACCGAAATCCGGTCGGTGGAGGGGGAGTCGTTGAGGTTCGCTGCAAGGGCGGGATTTAGCACCGAGGGGGGTGAGGTTGGCAAGTGGCGGGTTTTGCCGGGACATGCACGGGTGAGGCTTCAACATGTGCAGCAGAGTTGCGGCACATGTTTTCGTCATCATCGTTGGAGGCGAGGTAGATCGGGGGCTGGGGCCAGTGAGTCGCTCAGGCCGCCAGCTCGGGGCGGAAACTACTGGAGGTCAGGCGTTTGAGTGCGATTTCAAGTGCCCGATCATTGAACAATCTGTTCTTGCGGGTGGCAGCGCCGACGCCACCGTCCCAATGCTGCAAAGCTTCGCGAACAGCCGCTACAGTCGGGGAAATGCCTTGCTGGCTCAAGAGCCAGTCCACTGTCGCCAGCAATTCCATTCCAAAGGGCGATTCAAACCCGTCGATCAGTTCGGCGGTGCGTTCCAACGCCGGAGAATATTCCTTGGCCTCAGTGTTGAGATACGTCTGTAAAAAGGTTTTGCGTGTCTGGTCAAACCAGATCACGTCATCGATGCCGGCATCGCTGATGCGCTTTTCACAGTGCAGGTAACTGCCGTCGAGATTGTCGAGCAGGTGCTCCAGCCGATTGGCGTAGGGGCCGAATTTATGCGCGACAAACTTCAGGTTTAGCGGGTTCTCTGTCTCCGGAAGCTTCTCGATGGCGCGTTCAAGGAACCACGCCAGCTTTTGAATCTCCAGCAGACTGCACTCCATGCCCAATACCCAGTAGCGCCTCACCAGTTCG from Pseudomonas ekonensis carries:
- a CDS encoding DUF2300 domain-containing protein; this encodes MADTGAREPAYECRGQSKEEVYCCSAGGKVERDQALVKSCGLYFEPARLGISAADWRRYWQVRNAPGWLLDLPSVQPAQRVSVAELLRVLASVPAQAQMRRVLLDVVLGAADGNVVGELGGRLRVKTWSWLGDQDAASRQGGFAGWTADGAPVWAGGRGTSQVVLRQYGQALASVLPAPWPAESGRCVEVGLFSRYPLARVMSAGHAVTSGPLAGDYRVEFANGNALDIHSAGELFLLNDRLVARLDREEYVARVLDREARSEPAEAAKALAVAIRTYLLQNAARSGECLSIDDSSNRQRVAPRPASAESRGIAAWTADLVLAGSTVTYHSDQPGPDRLAWQQAVEQANAGQRYDAILLHAYPRASLSRWDNPVASCEALPAAQDWLQKQRRGWRPRLEGETGYNEVSTFAVCKLAFGRPFVDRERQRIYVRGVLTLQDRLDLTHEYLHLAFEAHPNGQDETYIEGLARHLLLE
- a CDS encoding YfaP family protein yields the protein MTLRYPQVLLLLCAFAALSPASAADGVKLDTPVGGWRTGAPEGESESFRQTVNYPASSVNTPTGQANTARISGQIQAAPKGNAPGRLIVNGVSMPLKIDDAGRFDRPFSFPNGSNSVEVRSPDGQQRHRTQFLNASGGATPAKLRVLLAWDSDGTDLDLHLVTPDGAHIWYGDRTAPNGAALDVDVTTGYGPEIFAMPAPIKGQYLVYVNYYGGGYRGDDEGGEEAVQPLTTAQVTVITEEGTPSEKMETFVVPMRAVGELTLVKSFSYP
- a CDS encoding GGDEF domain-containing protein encodes the protein MALHIPTLLAVSVFVFFLMGLLTLHAWHRETRERPLAYLGGMMLSATLGMLLVSWRDHGIDIIPIVIGNVILLLGAALNWTAIRVFVGRSPSVPGMLAGAVIWLSLCLIPAFYGDMSARVTAYSLLTVGYGVLTALEFWRGRKHLEVAFMPALALILLHTVFYAVRSVTDQGLKPDHSASGTVSGAQFFAFMLFESMLYVIGIGYMTLAMVKERAELKFRAAALTDPLTGIGNRRAFMLHAAQKLADSKRRGETAAMLLCDLDHFKNLNDTYGHPAGDQALVAFSQVMAQSLRKQDVSGRIGGEEFACLLGACDEQTAVQVAERMRLTFSRLPMPAPGLLSVSIGVVTTRESGYDLSRLLSEADEALYGAKDRGRNRVLTLRQLYLSLTDN
- the darG gene encoding type II toxin-antitoxin system antitoxin DNA ADP-ribosyl glycohydrolase DarG codes for the protein MIRFTQGNLLEAKTEALVNTVNTVGVMGKGIALMFKERFAQNYRLYAAACKAGEVETGKMHVTATNELDGPRWIINFPTKRHWRSPSQMAWITEGLHDLRRFLIENDVKSVAVPPLGAGNGGLKWPEVREQIVEVLGDVDADVLVFEPSNQYLNVAKRSGVEKLTPARALIAELVRRYWVLGMECSLLEIQKLAWFLERAIEKLPETENPLNLKFVAHKFGPYANRLEHLLDNLDGSYLHCEKRISDAGIDDVIWFDQTRKTFLQTYLNTEAKEYSPALERTAELIDGFESPFGMELLATVDWLLSQQGISPTVAAVREALQHWDGGVGAATRKNRLFNDRALEIALKRLTSSSFRPELAA